From bacterium:
CGGAAATCGTCAAGCGAGGCAATCAGCGGAAACATGATATTTAAAGACCGGTCGGCGCCGGCGTGAAGCATGGCGCGCAACTGTTGCATGAACATGTCCTTGTTTCTTAGGGAAAAACGGATGGCGCGCAGACCCAGCGCCGGGTTGGCTTCTACGTTTCCGGAATAGTAGGTCAGTAATTTGTCGCCCCCGACATCGAGGGTACGGAGGATGACCTCCTGCTCTGGCATGGATTCAATGATTCGCTGATAGACCCTGTATTGTTCTTCTTCCGTGGGAACGTCATTCCGGATAATAAACGGGAATTCGCTCCGGTAGAGGCCAATACCTTCCGCCTTCATACGCTGGGCTGTGGGAAGTTCACTCAGTAAATTGATGTTGGCCATCAGGCGGATGCGGCGACCGTCTTTCGTCGAAGTTGTGGCATGCGTGGGTAATTCCAGCGAGGTATCCTTGCGGCTTTCCAATAAGGCATGATAATGGGCGAGGATATCCATCGAAGGGTTGATCATGATATTACCCTGATCCGCGTCTAGGATAATCGTGGTGTCGGCTCCGCGCTCGGATTCCGCCAGGGGGGGCTCTTTAAGAATCACCATGGGGATTCGCAGAGTACGAGCCAGGACGGAAACGTGCGTGGTGACTCCGCCACCAATCAGGATGATTCCTTCGGCGCGCTGCGCGGAGAGCTTCAGTAGATCGGAGGGCAGTAAATTTACAGCCAGTGCAATTTTGCCACGATAATCCACAGGGTCGGATGTGCGCATTCGTAGATTGGACATCAGGCGTATACTGACATCCCTGACATCATGAACTTTTTCCTGGAGCGAGAGACTGGTGCTTTTTTCAAAGAGTCTCAGGTAATTTTCGACCACTTCCCGAATGGCCTGTTCAGGGGCTGTCCCTTTACGAATATTCTTCAGCATGACGCCCGAAAACTCTTCATCTTTCAGGATCAGGATGTGAGCATCGAAAATCAAGGATGCGATGTCCGCCATGCGCTCACTGAGTTGACGTTGTAATTGGGCCAGCTGCTCCTCTGTTTGGCGGATTGCCCGGAGAAAATCTTCCTCGGTAAAAGGGCCTGAGGATTCGTTTGGAGCAGGTTCCCATTCGTGATCGATACCGGATAATTTAAGGGCGTGCCCGATGGCAATACCTTCGCAAGCG
This genomic window contains:
- the ptsP gene encoding phosphoenolpyruvate--protein phosphotransferase, translating into MAQKDTVELICNVGELTSLFESQAGLTGFLQKVVSLVAYHMKAAACSVYLYDEDSQELILTANQGLNPEFVGKLRVKLGEGITGMAMKELRAIREGRVAQNPNYKYIPNLHEDQYQAFLAVPILHGNRKVGVLVVQDPQPNYFTDNDVKAFRAIAAQLASTIENAKMLMSLHDQNKGVKPSPETPRILAGTPRFVRGVSACEGIAIGHALKLSGIDHEWEPAPNESSGPFTEEDFLRAIRQTEEQLAQLQRQLSERMADIASLIFDAHILILKDEEFSGVMLKNIRKGTAPEQAIREVVENYLRLFEKSTSLSLQEKVHDVRDVSIRLMSNLRMRTSDPVDYRGKIALAVNLLPSDLLKLSAQRAEGIILIGGGVTTHVSVLARTLRIPMVILKEPPLAESERGADTTIILDADQGNIMINPSMDILAHYHALLESRKDTSLELPTHATTSTKDGRRIRLMANINLLSELPTAQRMKAEGIGLYRSEFPFIIRNDVPTEEEQYRVYQRIIESMPEQEVILRTLDVGGDKLLTYYSGNVEANPALGLRAIRFSLRNKDMFMQQLRAMLHAGADRSLNIMFPLIASLDDFRNARDITEECMQLLKAEHIPCNDNPRLGVMIELPAAVELASDLAREADFLCIGSNDLIQYTLAVDRTNERIADLYVSHHPAVLRSIMRVINGALAHGKPVSLCGDMATDQNVLPILIGLGLRTFSMDPRRIPKVQAFINNLCFTETCQLADEVMEMGSIKAVTERLGLNKNVSTSPIVEDLQVALHPKPIAS